A window of Castanea sativa cultivar Marrone di Chiusa Pesio chromosome 1, ASM4071231v1 contains these coding sequences:
- the LOC142614209 gene encoding putative mitochondrial protein AtMg00310, which yields MKVKVAIQGMVGARIMENCEKYLGLPMVGGKSKVNTFKDLREKITTRVMGWKEKYISKAGREILIKMVAQAIPTYTMGMFKIPKALCDTINSTLEKYWWGQTKNERKIHWINWKKLYTPKKKGGMGFRDIQAFNLALLAKQAWQLIQDTHSLFYKVYKSRYFPTCTFMEAGLGNNPSYVWRSLLAARKLIREGSIWQWNREKFFDLFAYRTQMEIMAIPLSRVAGRDKLCWKENKGKVFSVKSA from the exons atgaagGTCAAAGTGGCAATACAAGGAATGGTGGGTGCAAGGATCATGGAAAATTGTGAAAAGTATTTGGGTCTTCCAATGGTGGGTGGAAAATCAAAGGTCAACACTTTTAAAGATCTTAGGGAAAAAATCACAACGAGAGTGATGGGATGGAAGGAGAAATATATTTCTAAAGCAGGTAGAGAGATCCTAATCAAAATGGTGGCTCAAGCAATCCCTACATATACTATGGGTATGTTCAAAATCCCTAAGGCACTATGTGATACTATAAATTCCACATTGGAAAAATATTGGTGGGGACAAACAAAGAATGAAAGGAAAATCCATTGGATTAATTGGAAGAAGTTATACACTCCTAAGAAGAAGGGTGGTATGGGTTTTCGAGACATCCAAGCTTTTAACTTAGCTTTATTGGCAAAACAAGCATGGCAGCTAATCCAAGATACTCATTCCTTGTTCTATAAGGTGTACAAGTCAAGATATTTCCCAACATGCACTTTCATGGAGGCAGGGCTTGGCAACAACCCATCCTATGTGTGGCGGAGCTTGCTGGCAGCAAGAAAGCTGATTAGGGAGGGGTCAATCTGGCAG TGGAATAGGGAGAAGTTCTTTGATTTATTTGCATATCGCACTCAGATGGAGATAATGGCCATACCATTATCACGGGTTGCAGGCAGAGACAAGCTGTGTTGGAAGGAGAATAAAGGAAAAGTTTTCAGTGTGAAATCTGCCTAG